The Glycine soja cultivar W05 chromosome 15, ASM419377v2, whole genome shotgun sequence region TGCTCACGGCTAAGAACAACAAAACAATGTTCGCAGAATTAAGGTTTGGTTGGTGTCTACTGTGTGTTGGGTAACCTTGTTCACTTCTACAGGAAAAGAAACATGCCACTTGAGCTTAATTAGGTAGAGTCAGTGGAGATTTGGGTAGAGGTTGGTTATAGGATTCAATTATTACACTTTTCAATAAAAGAAGGGTAGTACAAGAGAAAGtaacagttaaaaaaaatcagttgatatagttataacttataaaccAACTAGCTTCAATTCTAAAGTACTTGAAACATATATCCATTTGAACTTTGTGTTTGCTATTTTATATCACCTAGTATTCTATCATCTTTGATGATTGATTTTGTTCCATCAGATTACATGAGGCATGAACCTTGCAAACAAGAGTTCAGTGACTGGCCTCAAGCACTCCTTGCAATTGGAACGTTTGGGGGCAGCAACTTGAAAGAAGATTCGGGTGGAAGGAGTAACCACGCCGCAGAGGATTCATCTTCCTTTCAGGATTGCACACAAGAGGTCACTCTTGAAGATGTTGGCAATCTTCAGAGTGAGTTCAGCATATTTTTTAAGGGGCAAAATTTGGCAGCTGAACAAGAAGAACACACCAATGATCTTATCAAAGAAAATGACTCTCTTTGTGATGGCTCCAATGTTAGCCGTGGTAATTTCTACCCAAGCAATAGTATAATATTCAGCAGGGGAAAAGATTGTAGTTTGGATCATAGCAGTAAGAAAGGTGTTGGGAAGAaatcactttcttttcttcttaagAAGATGCTTGCTTGCAAAAGTGGATTTCAACCTACCCCTTTGTTCAAAGATCCACTTTCCACTGAGTCAAGAATGGAGAAGGTAGATTAGAAACCAAAACCTTTCAAGCTTGTTTTCACTTCTCAGTTCTCATCCTTTAACTTAACTCCTCCTTTTAAATTACTCTTGTTACTTTGCTTGTGATCACAGATTTTGAGGGCAATACTTCAGAAAAAGATATATCCCCAAGGTTCATGTTCAACAACACCGTTTGTAAAGAAGTACCTTGAAGCCACACCAATTTCTCAGTTTGATGATGAGgaggatgatgatgaagaagaggaacttgctgctgctgctgcagaAAATGGAAGTAAATGGGTCAAGACTGATTCTGAATGTAAGTTCTACacattgattaatttatttatattatatggtCTATTAATCACATACATTAGTTTGACATAGTGCTTAAGTTCATGTAATCATGTCTGAGTTATTCAATTATTGAGAATGTTTTCCTACTTTTCAATCTAGGAACAAAGTCAATTTCAGctattttttacaatatatacgtatttttttttcttaacagaTATTGTTCTTGAGATATAATCGGCTTCTTCTCCTGTACAACTCTGATTATACATGCTCAACTTTGCACATGGAAGATAGTATAGCATAAACATCATGCAAGATGAAGTAGTGTACCTACTCTTTTGGATGTATGAATCACGCCAAGGAAAAGGTGACAAACTGGAAGAAGAATCCGGAAAAAGTTTTATACTTTAAAACTTTGTAGCACATGAATGTCAGAGAACATAATTCCAGTTTCTTAAGGGAGAGATCTTAACTTCTATATTTGTACTAAAGTGTGATTAATTCAACAAtaacaagcttttttttttctttttctttcaagcTTTGAAGGTTGACTGCATTATGGTGTTAAAACCTTGTGGACGATAAATTATTGCATGATACAACACCaacttgaatttataatatCGACTAATCTTTACTTGACATATATTCAATttactggaaaaaaaataataaaaacttaataCCTGAGAAAATTTGGTTGGaaccaaattaattttagatgatttaataaaaataatttttccagTTTACATTATTTTACAATCTGGCAGGTTGAGAAATAAGGCTAGCATTAATGTTTCATAACGCTGGCTGAACAGGTCGGAATCTGAGTTACATTTTATTGCATTTTTGGCACAAATCAGTCCAGATAACTCGATTTTTGATATAAAACTAATTGAATTAAAGTAACTTAACTAGTTTCCtaacaaaagacacaaaacaccaaacaaatatttatgtatGACAATTTATATTTACACAATAAACAGAGAAAGTTTACGGCCCTTTATCAGGACTATCAATGACTCAGTGGTTCCATAGTAGCTATTTTTCatagttatttttatatctGTATAAAATAATCagttcttattattttctttctttccttattattttctttctttcctttaccggaaagaaagaaaatcagttcgtattatttttcataattatttttatagtgtaaaataatcaaagaattaattaaaatgacatATCAAATATTGACATAATCtatgattattattagtatataacTTATTTCTTCTTTATTATAGGATATTGGAAAATACATggagtttatttcttttcaattccAATGAAAAACGGGATCACATCTCTTCTTTAAACACTTTGGCTGGTTGGTAAGAAGtaggtgagaaaaaaaaaaggagtaagaaagagagaaatgcatttttttagtagttttgTTGAGTGGAAAGAGAGGGaggcttttaaattttttgtgggACCCATAGCTACCAATTTCATCTCTTAAGTGAGTGAATTTGGGTAGGAATTGGCACTGTGCACTTAGCTTTTATCTTGTTGCCCTCCACACACTTGAGCAAGTTGTTGGTCTTGTTCTTCGTTCGTCATCCCATTCCAATTGGTATTCTTCATCATTAGCATTGTACACTTTGTTTTCATGGTTGATTctcttgtatatttttttttccttttccttgcaTTCTGTTAGGCCACATAATTGAACAAAGAGTGCGACTTTGTTATCACTCTGGACTTTGAAGAACAACACGTCTACACGCTACACGAAAAACTACACCAAACTAACCGAAAAATGCCCATTGCGCTGTTTCCTTTCCACTGACCCCGTCCTCAAACCCTAATATATATTCCTCTTGCTCTTTCCTTGTGCCACATAAAACATCTGAATCGTATGCTTTTGGATTTGACTGTGGATGCAAATCAGGTATCAATTTAAGATGTAGTAAATCATCTTATCTCACTAACTCCTCTCCTTGTTCTAGATATCAAGTTTATGGTTTTTGAACTCTACGATTTCTCCACTTTACTTCTAACTTTATTTTCCTTTCCAGTTACCTTATAGCTCATACATATTCGGGTGTGGAGACAAAGAAAGATCTTGTTTGCACTTGTTTCAATTCAACACCATACATTTGGAGTTACAAAAACGCATTTGCTGAGCATGAAAGGAAATCTAAGACCAAGTTGCAGGTCTGGAGacatgcttggaatgaatctgCTGGTTTATCTAGAATTAAGTCATCAAAATTTATGTAAGCTCTTCTTCCCCCTTAAATCTTCAATATTTTCTAGCTGTTTTTATGGTTATATGCATATTATCAGAACTTGGTGGCTTAGATTACATAAACAtgagacctttatttttttttaaaacaaatgtttTCAGCAGAATATTATTAGATATTACCTcagcatatataattttagccAATACCGATAATCGATATGCTACGACCAACCATGCTTTGGTGGTCCATTGAGTTTACTGGTTAAATTACGACCAAGtaatacatttaaatatatttcaatttctaaatgatattttttttctgagaTTTTTAGATACATTTAACAAAGCCActttatttagtttttagtaCTTGATCTATTAAGGAAATCCCTActaggaaagaaggaaaaaataaagggaaTTTTCCATCATGCATGTTGAAACAGGTGAGCTAATATTAGCGGCTTTGATTTTAACACACTCTCTCTCTGTGTTCCATATAGAAATGGTGCCGAGTTACATAAAGGAATCGTCGATCTTTAGGCGACAAGGTTGAGTAAATCCCTAGTTAACTCAATAAGAATGGTTGGaattgacaaaaataattacataagtAATAGAATCATTGATATGCAAATCATTGGAATTTGGGGCATGGGTGATATCGACAAGATAACCTTAGCAGAAGAAGTATCTAATAAACAATGATATGAATACtaaagttgttattttttagCAAATAAAAGAGAACAATCAAGCAGACATGAAATAATTTCTATGAAAGATGATGTGTAAATTAACACACCAAATTGGTTGTCCAATGATATTTATAAAGTAATTGATCGTCTGAAGGTTCTTATTGTTCTTGATGACCTCAATGTGTAAATTATCCAGAATAATTGTAACCACTAGAGATAAGCAAGTATTTAGCCAAGCTCACAAAATATATCGGCTTAGACTTgaacttttcaatttgaatggCTTTAACCAAAGTGATCATCAAAAAGGAGATTCATGACCTATTAAAAAGGATGGTTAATTATGGCAAATGTATTCCATTAGCTCTTGAAGTTTTACTTATCTTCTTTGAGGATGAGTAAGACGATTTTAAAAGAAATGTCTCTTACAAAAGTTTAAGATGTAATGAAACTGAATTATGGCAAATATATTTCATCAGCTCTTAAAgttttggcttttttttttttatgtaaatgagTTAAACGAGTTTGAAAGAAATGTCTCTTACAAAAGTTTATGATGTAGTGAAACTCAATTATGATAATTTAGAATGCAAAGGGCAACATTTTTTCTGGATcttgcatatttatttattagatggCATTAAGCTATCTTAAATCTTTATGGAAGATGGTGAAATCGATAATTCACAACCCGTAATAaaacaaatgttttaaaataaaaatttagaaatttgaatggttcaaaatattttaaatactaTAAGTAAATGAGTTcttacttaaataaataattatattcacAAATATGGGTATCTACAAAGTTCAATTAATAatgaattaagtttttaatttttctcatcTCAAAAGCTTCTTCCGctgaaaaaaatactttaaatgagATAATAATCTCAgcgaataaaataataagttctaaaaaaattcacatataGTGTTATTTTTAGCTAGcatggtaataaaaaaaattcaaccataGTAtccacaaaattaaattaaaaataatatataaatatagcaACCACAAATAATTCACATAACGAAATAATACTCCAACAAATAAACATCGACACTTCATTGCATTcaattcttgaaaaaaaaatatcaaagcaTAACTCAGTGATTCCCAAAATCACTAGATTCAACTCTTTGGTTCTCACAATAGTGTGGATCTCAGATTCTTCAAACGATCTATGAACTCATATCCATACAATAAAGTCTCACTGTCATTCCTATCATAAATGGAAGTATCTtatgcatatttaattttcaaaataaaatatgcattGTTACTACTTCCTAGAAGATGATGAccaattcatacataattacaaaacatttcaaataaCTACCAAATAAATATTCTAATTCCATACACACTAATAACTCAGAAAGTCATACTCCAAATTATAGTATCATATGagtcaattaataattaactatgaaataaaacacaacaaaatatattttagttgatATATATGATAACTAAACACAAAACTCAAGCAATCTATTCatgaattttcaaataaatttcaagATTTAATATGTAACTACTGAAGATTTGTACATTGCAAAAccccttttttgtaaaattaaattaaaccctACCAATAGTAAAAATTACATGTTGGTATGATTATATGAGACACTTAAATAATTTCTTGCAAGAATACTGCGTaacctaatttttttcattcatcacAAGGAATTAATTCACACAAGAATCAAtgtattaatttatcaatttataacTGATCAACTCAAAAAGATGCATTTCCAAAAATCTATACAATGAAAGCTTAGATAAAGAAGGTTGTTTTACTAGTAATTCATGCATTCTTTGGTTATTATCATCTTCTCCATTTAGTAGATCAATAAAATTctatttgtttcttctttctttttaattctataaaatctactaattttctatttttggagaGAGACCGTCTATAAATATATAAGAGAAGATAATTGTTTGTTCTTATATAATACAAGAGTATATGATTTAAGATTGGATCACAtgagatatatttttaatagatttggctaatcaaatctttttttttatctttttctactATATTATCTAgatttatcttattattaacattatctaacattttattttctttcaagataTATTAACATAAAACATGATAAGATTTAAATCGTTCTCAATGAtcacaaattcaaatataacaaatatcttataaaaactatatatacaaTGTTATATTATTACTATAACAATTATCATTACAATAGTAATAATCTTTTAATCCTTTTAATTAGGATATGGAGTTGTCACactttcttttataattataaaataatatcaaccacttaatcattttttattgataaaataattatttaactcaatgaattttaaataaaataatgaaaacagacataattaactttttattcaattatttcaataat contains the following coding sequences:
- the LOC114387734 gene encoding uncharacterized protein LOC114387734, with the protein product MKIFEWMQNRINGSNGKKKQSNSISTTHYMRHEPCKQEFSDWPQALLAIGTFGGSNLKEDSGGRSNHAAEDSSSFQDCTQEVTLEDVGNLQSEFSIFFKGQNLAAEQEEHTNDLIKENDSLCDGSNVSRGNFYPSNSIIFSRGKDCSLDHSSKKGVGKKSLSFLLKKMLACKSGFQPTPLFKDPLSTESRMEKILRAILQKKIYPQGSCSTTPFVKKYLEATPISQFDDEEDDDEEEELAAAAAENGSKWVKTDSEYIVLEI